A stretch of Bradyrhizobium sp. AZCC 2262 DNA encodes these proteins:
- a CDS encoding HD domain-containing protein — protein MNREELVAAYTAPGRHYHNLTHIEDCLGALARVDNLSAAEREILSEAIWWHDVVYDATRSDNEELGAHLAEQHVREDLRQEVGRLIRLTQTHDVQPDDRLGAILISIDLSILGVEPARYDAYAAAIRQEFIHVPEADYRAGSAKVLGRFAARPVIFPDAVFAARYDRQARENLARELASLR, from the coding sequence ATGAACCGCGAAGAGTTGGTTGCCGCCTACACTGCGCCGGGCCGCCACTATCACAACCTCACGCATATCGAAGACTGCCTCGGTGCGCTCGCGCGCGTCGACAATCTTTCGGCGGCCGAGCGCGAAATTCTGTCCGAGGCGATCTGGTGGCACGATGTCGTCTACGACGCGACTCGTTCTGATAATGAAGAGCTCGGCGCGCATTTGGCCGAACAGCACGTTCGCGAGGACCTCCGTCAGGAAGTCGGCCGCCTCATCCGTCTGACACAGACGCATGACGTGCAGCCCGATGATCGCCTCGGCGCCATCCTGATCTCGATCGACCTCAGCATCCTCGGCGTGGAGCCCGCGCGATATGATGCTTACGCCGCGGCGATCCGGCAGGAGTTCATCCATGTGCCGGAGGCCGACTATCGCGCCGGCAGCGCCAAAGTGCTCGGCCGGTTCGCCGCACGGCCGGTCATCTTTCCCGATGCAGTCTTTGCCGCGAGATATGACCGGCAGGCCCGCGAGAACCTTGCGCGCGAACTGGCTTCGTTGCGCTGA
- a CDS encoding MSMEG_1061 family FMN-dependent PPOX-type flavoprotein translates to MSDLEASDLATIYPAPSPRVIAKARPEIDVHAKKFIGMSPFCVLATSGADGSVDASPRGGNPGFIHVAGPNLLLMPDRSGNNRIDSFRNIVEGSGFVQLIFFVPGIDETLRVGGKGKVSAEAELMASMVEFGKPPRAVLRIDVREVYFHCGKALMRSKLWGGERVERSVMPSIGEVIHDQTGLGERESQEVIYERYKTQL, encoded by the coding sequence TTGTCCGATCTCGAAGCCAGCGACCTCGCCACGATCTATCCCGCGCCCTCGCCTCGCGTGATCGCCAAGGCGCGGCCGGAGATCGACGTCCATGCGAAGAAATTCATCGGCATGTCGCCGTTCTGCGTGCTGGCCACCTCAGGCGCGGACGGCAGCGTCGATGCTTCGCCACGCGGCGGCAATCCCGGCTTCATCCATGTCGCGGGGCCGAACCTGCTGTTGATGCCGGATCGCTCGGGCAACAACCGCATCGACAGTTTTCGCAACATCGTCGAGGGAAGTGGCTTCGTGCAGCTGATCTTCTTCGTACCCGGAATCGACGAGACGCTGCGTGTCGGCGGCAAGGGCAAAGTGTCGGCGGAAGCGGAGCTGATGGCCTCGATGGTGGAGTTCGGCAAGCCGCCGCGTGCGGTGCTGCGCATCGACGTCAGGGAGGTCTATTTCCACTGCGGCAAGGCGCTGATGCGCTCAAAGCTGTGGGGAGGTGAGCGGGTCGAGCGCTCGGTGATGCCGAGCATCGGCGAAGTGATCCACGACCAGACCGGCCTCGGCGAGCGCGAAAGCCAGGAGGTGATTTACGAGCGCTACAAGACGCAGCTTTAG
- a CDS encoding MmcQ/YjbR family DNA-binding protein, with protein MSASHFRRTALALPGAVEGAHQRTADFRVGKRIFATLGYPDDAWGMVKLTQAQQSMLVDAEPEIFRPVPGGWGRQGYTSLRSRSVRGCRAEAQRA; from the coding sequence ATGTCGGCCAGTCATTTTCGCCGCACGGCACTCGCTCTCCCCGGCGCGGTCGAAGGCGCGCATCAGCGCACGGCCGATTTCCGCGTCGGCAAACGTATCTTCGCCACCCTCGGTTATCCCGACGATGCCTGGGGCATGGTGAAACTGACACAAGCGCAGCAATCGATGCTGGTTGACGCCGAGCCGGAAATTTTCCGCCCCGTTCCAGGCGGATGGGGCAGGCAGGGCTACACCAGCCTTCGCTCGCGAAGCGTGCGAGGCTGCCGCGCCGAAGCCCAACGGGCGTAG
- a CDS encoding lytic murein transglycosylase — protein MMPGAVRPVHAADAAFTQFIASLWPEAQAAGVSRATFDAETKGLEPDYKLPDLILPGRPATGAPSQAEFVQVPADYVKEASIARLAAEGQKLMQKHRAALTEIEKRLGVPGSVVLAIWGRETDYGRYRLPYDTLRVVATQAYVGRRKEQYRTEFILALKILGEGAVARNEFRSSWAGATGYTQFLPSEYYKHGVDLDGDGRVDIWHSVPDALASAAQQLVNKGWQGGVRWAYEVKAPANVDCTMGVPEVTKPIAEWLRAGFVPVRGQRLSAAEQAQPASLLQVEGIYGPAFLTTKNYFVIKEYNFSDLYVLFVGHLADRMVSPQPFATPWSASTQLRSSDVEAMQRHLTRIGLYKDKLDGKAGMQTRAALGAYQKSAGLKVDCWPSEAVLRSMSAGR, from the coding sequence ATGATGCCGGGCGCGGTGCGCCCGGTTCACGCCGCCGACGCTGCCTTCACCCAGTTCATCGCCTCGCTGTGGCCGGAGGCGCAGGCGGCCGGCGTGTCGCGGGCGACGTTCGATGCCGAGACGAAGGGGCTGGAGCCCGATTACAAATTGCCCGATCTGATCCTGCCGGGCCGGCCCGCCACCGGTGCGCCGTCGCAGGCCGAGTTCGTGCAGGTGCCGGCCGATTACGTGAAAGAGGCTTCCATCGCGCGGCTCGCGGCCGAGGGGCAGAAGCTGATGCAGAAGCATCGCGCGGCGCTCACCGAGATTGAAAAGCGCCTCGGCGTTCCCGGCAGCGTCGTACTGGCGATCTGGGGACGCGAGACGGACTATGGGCGCTACCGGCTGCCTTACGACACGCTGCGCGTGGTGGCGACGCAGGCCTATGTCGGCCGCCGCAAGGAGCAGTACCGCACCGAATTCATCCTGGCGCTGAAGATCCTCGGCGAGGGCGCGGTGGCGCGCAATGAGTTTCGCTCGTCCTGGGCCGGCGCCACTGGCTACACCCAATTCCTGCCGTCGGAGTATTACAAGCACGGCGTCGATCTCGACGGCGACGGCCGTGTCGACATCTGGCATTCGGTGCCGGATGCGCTGGCCTCCGCCGCGCAGCAGCTCGTCAACAAGGGCTGGCAGGGCGGCGTGCGCTGGGCCTATGAGGTGAAGGCGCCCGCCAACGTCGATTGCACCATGGGCGTGCCCGAGGTGACGAAGCCGATCGCCGAATGGCTGCGCGCAGGCTTCGTGCCGGTGCGCGGACAAAGATTGAGCGCGGCCGAGCAGGCGCAGCCGGCCTCGCTGCTGCAGGTGGAGGGCATCTACGGTCCGGCGTTCCTGACCACCAAGAACTACTTCGTCATCAAGGAATACAATTTCTCCGACTTGTATGTGCTGTTTGTCGGCCATCTCGCCGACCGCATGGTGAGCCCGCAGCCGTTCGCAACCCCGTGGTCCGCCTCGACGCAATTGCGCAGTTCCGATGTCGAGGCCATGCAGCGCCATCTGACGCGGATCGGCCTCTACAAGGACAAGCTCGACGGCAAGGCGGGGATGCAGACCCGCGCGGCGCTCGGGGCGTATCAGAAGTCCGCCGGCCTCAAGGTCGACTGCTGGCCGAGCGAAGCGGTGCTGCGCTCGATGAGTGCGGGGCGGTGA
- a CDS encoding alpha/beta fold hydrolase, giving the protein MNFSHAAFAAAALALTTITAFAADYPAPKQGEWIARDFKFHTGETMRELRLHYTTIGEPTGQPVLVLHGSGGSAASMLTATFGGELFGPGQPLDAAKYYIIIPDGVGHGKSSKPSDGMKTAFPKYNYEDMVDAQYRLLKEGLGVKHLRLVIGNSMGGMHTWIWGGKYPQFMDALVPMASQPTEMAARNWMLRRMMLETIKNDPDYVSGNYITQPRMMKYAINAYGIATGGGTLAYQALAPTAAQADKMVDERLATAITADANDFIYQWEASHDYNPAPMLEKIEATLLLINAADDERNPPETGVTDAALKRVKNGRLFLIPASSDTRGHLTTGNAKFYRKQLEELLQTAPQKAM; this is encoded by the coding sequence ATGAATTTTTCGCACGCCGCTTTCGCGGCCGCCGCATTGGCCCTGACCACCATCACCGCTTTCGCCGCGGACTATCCCGCACCGAAACAGGGCGAGTGGATCGCCAGAGATTTCAAATTCCACACCGGCGAGACGATGCGGGAGCTGCGGCTGCACTACACCACGATCGGCGAGCCGACCGGACAGCCGGTGCTGGTGCTGCACGGCTCAGGCGGCTCGGCGGCGAGCATGCTGACGGCGACTTTCGGCGGCGAGTTGTTCGGTCCCGGCCAGCCGCTGGATGCCGCCAAATACTACATCATCATTCCGGATGGTGTCGGCCACGGCAAATCATCAAAGCCCTCCGACGGCATGAAGACGGCGTTTCCGAAATACAATTACGAGGACATGGTCGATGCGCAGTATCGCCTCCTCAAGGAAGGGCTCGGCGTAAAACATCTGCGGCTCGTGATCGGCAATTCGATGGGCGGCATGCACACCTGGATCTGGGGCGGCAAGTATCCGCAATTCATGGACGCGCTGGTGCCGATGGCGTCGCAGCCGACCGAGATGGCGGCGCGCAACTGGATGCTGCGGCGGATGATGCTGGAAACGATCAAGAACGATCCCGACTACGTCAGCGGCAATTACATCACCCAGCCGCGCATGATGAAATACGCCATCAATGCCTATGGCATCGCGACCGGTGGCGGCACGCTGGCCTATCAGGCGCTGGCGCCGACAGCGGCGCAGGCCGACAAGATGGTCGACGAGCGGTTGGCAACCGCCATCACTGCCGATGCCAACGACTTCATCTATCAGTGGGAAGCCTCGCACGATTACAATCCGGCCCCAATGCTCGAGAAGATCGAAGCCACGCTGCTGTTGATCAATGCCGCCGACGACGAGCGCAATCCGCCGGAAACCGGCGTCACCGATGCCGCGCTGAAGCGCGTCAAAAACGGCCGCCTGTTCCTGATCCCGGCCTCCAGCGACACGCGCGGCCATCTCACGACCGGCAATGCGAAATTCTACAGGAAGCAATTGGAGGAACTGCTGCAGACCGCACCGCAGAAGGCGATGTGA
- a CDS encoding DUF1993 domain-containing protein, whose product MSFHDLTVPAFLQILGSLSGVLTKAEAHCKAKNIQPEVLLNARLYPDMYPLTRQIQTACDFAAKTCARLTGSEVPSTPDTEKSFEELQQRIAKVTDYVKSFKPAQFDGGDTRDVTFPIGPSNTMTMKGAQYLVSFAFPNFYFHAATAHGILRHNGVEIGKRDFLGVR is encoded by the coding sequence ATGTCTTTCCACGACTTAACCGTGCCGGCCTTCCTGCAGATTCTCGGCAGCCTTTCCGGCGTGCTCACCAAGGCGGAAGCGCATTGCAAGGCGAAGAACATCCAGCCGGAAGTGCTGCTCAATGCGCGGCTTTACCCGGACATGTATCCACTGACGCGGCAGATCCAGACCGCCTGCGACTTCGCCGCGAAAACCTGCGCGCGCCTCACCGGCAGCGAGGTGCCCTCCACGCCGGACACCGAAAAGAGTTTTGAGGAGCTGCAGCAGCGGATCGCGAAAGTGACCGACTACGTGAAGTCGTTCAAGCCGGCGCAGTTCGACGGCGGCGATACGCGCGACGTGACTTTCCCGATCGGCCCCAGCAACACCATGACGATGAAGGGAGCGCAATATCTCGTCAGCTTCGCCTTCCCGAATTTCTATTTCCACGCCGCCACCGCCCACGGCATTTTGCGCCACAACGGCGTGGAGATCGGCAAGCGGGATTTTCTCGGGGTGAGGTAA
- the bfr gene encoding bacterioferritin has translation MQGDPKVIDYLNKGLRSELTAINQYWLHYRLLNNWGLLEMAKVWRKESIEEMEHADKFTDRILFLDGFPNMQVLDPLRIGQNVKEIIECDLASEIAARALYQEAATHCHGVKDYVSRDLFESLMKDEEHHIDFLETQLDLIQRIGLELYTQKHVGGLESGD, from the coding sequence ATGCAGGGCGACCCAAAAGTCATCGATTATCTCAACAAGGGCCTTCGCAGCGAGCTCACCGCGATTAACCAATACTGGCTGCATTACCGGCTCCTGAACAATTGGGGCCTTCTGGAAATGGCCAAGGTCTGGCGCAAGGAATCCATCGAGGAGATGGAGCACGCCGACAAGTTCACCGACCGGATTCTGTTCCTTGATGGCTTCCCCAACATGCAGGTGCTCGATCCCTTGCGCATCGGCCAGAATGTCAAGGAAATCATCGAATGCGACCTGGCTTCCGAGATCGCCGCGCGCGCGCTCTACCAGGAAGCCGCAACCCACTGCCACGGCGTCAAGGACTACGTCTCACGCGACCTGTTCGAGAGCTTGATGAAGGACGAGGAACATCACATCGATTTCCTCGAAACCCAGCTCGACCTGATCCAGCGCATCGGACTCGAGCTCTACACGCAAAAGCATGTCGGCGGGTTGGAGAGCGGGGACTAG
- a CDS encoding (2Fe-2S)-binding protein: MIVCSCNVLSDHDVRSAVSASSDLPRNPKQIYGCLGCSAECGRCARTIKTIIDEALGACAKECCSGCPHSRHAANDEPAQEAAPAFVLAAC; encoded by the coding sequence ATGATCGTCTGTTCCTGCAACGTTTTGAGCGACCACGATGTCCGCAGTGCCGTAAGCGCATCCTCGGACCTGCCGCGAAATCCGAAACAGATTTACGGTTGCCTCGGCTGCAGCGCCGAATGCGGCCGGTGCGCGCGCACGATCAAGACCATCATCGATGAAGCCCTCGGCGCCTGCGCCAAGGAATGCTGTTCCGGCTGCCCGCACAGCCGCCACGCCGCCAACGACGAGCCCGCGCAGGAAGCTGCCCCGGCCTTCGTGCTCGCGGCCTGCTGA
- a CDS encoding DUF2277 domain-containing protein, translated as MCRNIKTLFNFDPPATHAEIHASALQFVRKLSGFNSPSQANAEAFNRAVSEVSDSARRLLASLQTNAAPRDREVEAEKARERSRARFG; from the coding sequence ATGTGCCGCAACATCAAGACCCTGTTCAATTTCGATCCCCCGGCGACCCACGCCGAAATCCACGCTTCCGCGCTGCAATTCGTGCGAAAACTCTCCGGCTTCAACTCACCGTCGCAGGCCAACGCCGAGGCGTTCAACCGCGCGGTTTCCGAAGTGTCCGACAGTGCGCGGCGCTTGCTGGCCTCGCTGCAGACCAACGCCGCGCCGCGCGATCGCGAGGTCGAGGCCGAGAAGGCGCGGGAGCGCTCGCGGGCGAGATTCGGCTAG
- a CDS encoding SDR family NAD(P)-dependent oxidoreductase: protein MPLLQNHIAVVTGAGSGIGRAIAIGYAREGARVVLLDRDEKAAAEAAKEIRDAGGKADSFALDVANRENCVAMATQIADKVGQVSILVNNAGIVRRNGMLGEAEAVINDWEDIIAINLTGVFNVTHAFLAALRASKGRIVNIGSIQSFVHVRTPSSPAYTASKHGVLGFTKALAAELGKEGVRVNAIGPGFIATPLNANARANNPDLVKTFMDHTPLGRAGTAEDIVGPAIFLASDLSAYVSGSIVMVDGGYRAV from the coding sequence ATGCCCCTTCTCCAGAATCATATCGCGGTCGTCACCGGCGCAGGCTCCGGCATCGGGCGCGCCATCGCGATCGGCTACGCCCGCGAAGGTGCGCGCGTCGTTCTGCTCGACAGGGACGAGAAGGCGGCGGCTGAGGCAGCGAAGGAAATCCGCGACGCCGGCGGCAAGGCCGACAGCTTTGCGCTCGACGTCGCGAACCGCGAAAACTGCGTCGCGATGGCAACGCAGATCGCCGACAAGGTCGGCCAGGTCTCGATCCTGGTCAACAATGCCGGCATTGTCCGCCGCAACGGCATGCTGGGCGAGGCGGAGGCCGTGATCAACGACTGGGAAGACATCATCGCGATCAACCTCACGGGTGTCTTCAATGTGACGCATGCGTTCCTCGCAGCCCTGCGCGCCAGCAAGGGGCGCATCGTCAATATCGGCTCGATCCAGTCCTTCGTGCATGTGCGCACGCCGAGTTCGCCGGCCTACACCGCCTCCAAGCACGGCGTGCTCGGCTTCACCAAGGCGCTCGCCGCCGAACTCGGCAAGGAAGGCGTCCGCGTCAACGCGATCGGCCCGGGTTTTATCGCGACGCCGCTGAACGCCAATGCCCGCGCCAACAATCCGGACCTGGTGAAGACATTCATGGATCACACCCCGCTGGGGCGCGCCGGCACCGCGGAAGACATCGTCGGCCCCGCGATCTTCCTGGCGTCCGATCTTTCGGCCTACGTCTCCGGATCGATCGTGATGGTCGACGGCGGCTATCGGGCGGTGTGA
- a CDS encoding RidA family protein — MAPIQHFAPPAGIKSPPLSFAARTGDLLFISGIPGFDDKGALADGFEAQFGFVVANIKRVLGEAGGTFRNLVKVNVLLTRASDVATMNVLYASAFGPAPYPARTTCVVQALPDPKMLIEIEAVASLAKA; from the coding sequence ATGGCCCCGATCCAGCATTTTGCGCCGCCCGCCGGCATCAAGTCCCCACCGCTCTCGTTCGCCGCGCGCACCGGCGACCTGCTGTTCATCTCGGGCATTCCAGGTTTTGACGACAAGGGGGCGCTGGCGGATGGTTTTGAGGCGCAGTTCGGCTTCGTCGTCGCCAACATCAAGCGCGTGCTCGGCGAGGCAGGCGGCACGTTTCGCAATCTCGTCAAGGTCAATGTGCTGCTGACGCGCGCCTCCGACGTCGCCACGATGAACGTATTGTATGCGTCGGCGTTCGGGCCGGCGCCCTACCCCGCCCGCACCACCTGCGTGGTGCAGGCGCTGCCCGATCCGAAGATGCTGATCGAGATCGAAGCTGTTGCATCACTGGCGAAGGCGTAG
- a CDS encoding DUF2188 domain-containing protein, whose translation MTHVTYKIVEHDGGWAYTVDGVFSEPFPNRAAALAAARRAAAEQRVPGRTEVIEYETPDGRWHSETAAGNDRPETEVEG comes from the coding sequence ATGACCCATGTGACCTACAAGATCGTCGAACATGACGGCGGTTGGGCCTACACCGTCGACGGCGTGTTTTCCGAACCGTTTCCGAACCGCGCCGCGGCGCTGGCAGCCGCCCGGCGCGCGGCCGCCGAGCAGCGGGTGCCGGGCCGCACGGAGGTGATCGAATACGAAACCCCGGACGGACGATGGCACTCGGAGACCGCCGCCGGCAATGACCGGCCGGAAACCGAGGTCGAGGGCTAG
- a CDS encoding cytochrome P450 has protein sequence MSNAPHFDIDVPSFWADPYPALARMRKEAPIAFVPQFGSTVFTRRDDIFTQEKRIDVFSSHQPNGLMNVLMGHNMMRKDGDAHMTERQAMFPAVSPRTVRDTWVRQFQAHADRILDELAPQGEADLCKALALPLSAECLKDVTGLTNMRYQDMDAWSQAMIDGIANYTGNKEVEARCHAATSGIDAAIDDMIPVVKQHPNTSILSVLLASGQPIESIRANIKLAISGGQNEPRDAIAGATWALLTHPGQLALVREGKAKWIDVFEEYARWIAPIQMSPRRVAKPWTYGGIDFEPEDRVFFMFGSANRDEACFAEPDRFDITRNTQKSIAFGAGPHYCAGAFASRAMVADVALPSLFARLKGLRLDEREPVRIRGWAFRGLLNLPVQWDAG, from the coding sequence ATGTCCAACGCCCCGCATTTCGACATCGACGTCCCCTCGTTCTGGGCCGATCCCTACCCCGCACTGGCGAGGATGCGGAAGGAGGCGCCGATCGCGTTCGTGCCGCAGTTCGGCTCCACCGTGTTCACCCGCCGCGACGACATCTTCACCCAGGAGAAGCGCATCGACGTGTTCTCCTCGCACCAGCCGAACGGGCTGATGAACGTACTGATGGGCCATAACATGATGCGCAAGGATGGCGACGCGCACATGACGGAGCGGCAGGCGATGTTTCCCGCGGTGTCGCCGCGCACGGTGCGCGACACCTGGGTCAGGCAGTTCCAGGCGCACGCCGACCGCATCCTCGACGAGCTGGCGCCGCAAGGCGAAGCCGATCTCTGCAAGGCGCTGGCGCTGCCGCTGTCGGCCGAATGCCTGAAGGACGTCACCGGGCTCACCAACATGCGCTACCAGGACATGGACGCGTGGTCGCAGGCGATGATTGACGGCATCGCCAACTACACCGGCAACAAGGAGGTCGAGGCGCGCTGCCATGCGGCGACATCAGGCATCGATGCCGCGATCGACGACATGATTCCGGTGGTGAAGCAACACCCGAACACCTCGATCCTCAGCGTGCTGCTGGCTTCGGGCCAACCAATCGAAAGCATCCGCGCCAACATCAAGCTTGCGATCTCCGGCGGGCAGAACGAGCCGCGCGATGCAATTGCCGGCGCGACATGGGCGTTGCTGACGCATCCCGGGCAGCTCGCGCTGGTGCGCGAAGGAAAAGCAAAGTGGATCGACGTGTTCGAGGAGTATGCGCGCTGGATCGCGCCGATCCAGATGTCGCCGCGCCGCGTCGCCAAGCCGTGGACGTATGGCGGCATCGATTTCGAGCCGGAAGACCGCGTGTTCTTCATGTTCGGCTCGGCCAATCGCGACGAGGCCTGCTTCGCCGAGCCGGACCGGTTCGATATCACCCGCAACACCCAGAAGAGCATCGCCTTCGGCGCCGGCCCGCATTACTGCGCCGGCGCGTTCGCCTCCCGCGCCATGGTGGCCGACGTCGCCCTGCCGAGCCTGTTCGCCCGGCTGAAAGGCCTGAGGCTGGACGAGCGCGAACCGGTGCGGATCCGCGGCTGGGCGTTTCGCGGGTTGCTCAATCTGCCGGTGCAGTGGGACGCAGGCTGA
- a CDS encoding DUF2380 domain-containing protein, with the protein MMRAATPWRALSPRNGAMAVLMLCVVAALSFHSGASAAAAPIAVAVADFDYFDTSGEVTDQSAAHLARVASFAKLLRDNLAAQGDYRVVPIECPDHPCTATSMSQDVFIAAARKAGARLVIYGGIRKMSTLVQWGEIQLLDLEAEKLLMRRTVTFRGDNDAAYRHAANFVGDQLKETMPKP; encoded by the coding sequence ATGATGCGAGCAGCAACCCCCTGGCGCGCGTTAAGCCCGCGCAACGGCGCGATGGCCGTGCTGATGCTGTGCGTGGTCGCCGCGCTGTCGTTTCATTCCGGCGCATCGGCGGCCGCCGCGCCGATCGCGGTGGCGGTTGCGGATTTCGATTATTTCGACACCTCCGGAGAAGTCACGGACCAGAGCGCGGCGCATCTCGCGCGCGTGGCGTCGTTTGCAAAATTGCTGCGCGATAACCTGGCGGCGCAGGGCGATTATCGCGTGGTGCCGATCGAATGCCCCGATCACCCCTGCACCGCCACCAGCATGTCGCAGGATGTGTTCATCGCCGCCGCGCGGAAGGCCGGCGCCCGGCTGGTGATCTATGGCGGCATCCGCAAGATGAGCACGCTGGTGCAATGGGGCGAGATCCAGTTGCTCGATCTCGAAGCCGAGAAATTGCTGATGCGGCGAACGGTGACGTTTCGCGGCGACAACGATGCCGCCTATCGCCATGCCGCCAATTTCGTCGGCGATCAGCTGAAGGAAACGATGCCGAAGCCGTGA
- a CDS encoding adenylate/guanylate cyclase domain-containing protein translates to MEQERPDRVERRLSAILAADVAGYSRLMHHDEEATHAKLAALLANGVKPAITDHGGRVVKNTGDGFLAEFSSAVEAVRAAVQFQTRIDELTIGDAEDRRITFRVGINIGDVIVESHDIFGDGVNIAARLESIAEPGGICISASAYDQVRGKVSVEFAGLGEQNLKNIDRPVRAYAVIRDRPGPATQTERARQGRLSPPRRSMGRIRARLAHVGGALAVVGAVAGGLVVYWNVGKTVPAGALQEGQKTQREAAARPDIAPRLSLVVLPFANLNNDPEQDYFADGIATDLTTDLAQMPDAFVIGRGTAFTYKNKQVDLKTLGKDLGIRWAVQGAVQRAGDRVRMNVSLADLSTGRDVWSDRFDGDRMNLAALQEQVTARLARSLNVELIQAESRRGQMDQSTNPDAVDFSMRGWAKLYEPRTKVTNAQANNLFDSALRLDPDNIDAMLGKAFCIASGVINGWSTSVVEDKKTAIKLIDQVLAKRPATANAHIAKGNILQHGNPEGALPEYDAALEIDPNSPGAHASKGMALVTAGRAREAFSPVQIALRLSPKDPSAGAWHFFLCHAHVHVRQYDEAVAECRRSINLNKLDWLPYVDLISAYGATGQLEMAQQTLAELNAIRPDFTVQWFHQNGYARSNNPQFRREYDDILDGLRKAGVREQ, encoded by the coding sequence ATGGAGCAGGAGCGGCCAGACCGAGTCGAGCGGAGGCTGTCGGCGATATTGGCCGCCGACGTAGCTGGCTACTCGCGGTTGATGCACCATGACGAAGAGGCGACCCACGCCAAACTGGCCGCTCTCCTGGCGAACGGCGTAAAGCCAGCGATTACCGACCACGGCGGCCGCGTCGTGAAGAACACCGGCGACGGGTTCTTGGCGGAGTTTTCGAGCGCCGTCGAAGCCGTCCGAGCTGCTGTACAGTTCCAGACCCGGATTGACGAACTGACAATCGGAGACGCTGAAGATAGGCGCATTACTTTCCGTGTGGGCATCAATATCGGCGACGTAATCGTGGAGTCCCACGACATCTTTGGAGACGGCGTTAACATTGCGGCGCGGCTTGAAAGTATCGCAGAACCGGGCGGCATCTGCATCTCTGCCTCTGCCTACGATCAAGTCCGGGGCAAGGTCAGCGTTGAGTTCGCCGGTCTGGGCGAGCAGAACCTCAAGAATATCGACCGCCCGGTGCGGGCCTATGCCGTGATCAGGGATAGACCTGGCCCGGCTACCCAGACTGAACGCGCAAGACAAGGTCGGCTTTCGCCGCCTCGTCGTTCCATGGGTCGGATCCGAGCGCGTTTGGCGCATGTCGGTGGCGCGCTTGCAGTCGTCGGTGCGGTGGCCGGCGGCCTCGTCGTCTATTGGAATGTCGGGAAGACGGTCCCCGCGGGTGCTTTGCAGGAAGGGCAAAAGACACAGAGAGAGGCAGCGGCCCGGCCTGATATCGCTCCCCGCCTGTCCCTTGTCGTCCTGCCCTTTGCGAACCTCAACAACGATCCGGAGCAGGATTATTTCGCGGACGGTATTGCGACTGACCTGACGACCGACCTCGCACAGATGCCCGATGCATTCGTGATCGGGCGCGGGACGGCTTTTACCTATAAGAACAAGCAGGTCGATCTTAAGACGCTCGGCAAGGACCTTGGTATTCGATGGGCCGTACAGGGCGCCGTGCAACGGGCCGGAGATCGGGTCCGGATGAACGTGTCGCTTGCCGACCTTTCGACCGGTCGCGACGTCTGGTCGGATCGTTTTGACGGTGATCGGATGAATCTCGCCGCCTTGCAGGAGCAGGTCACGGCGCGGCTCGCGCGCTCTCTCAACGTCGAACTCATCCAGGCCGAAAGTCGGCGCGGCCAAATGGACCAGTCAACGAATCCCGATGCTGTGGATTTCAGCATGCGCGGCTGGGCAAAGCTCTATGAGCCGCGGACCAAGGTAACAAACGCGCAGGCAAACAACCTGTTCGATAGCGCGCTGCGCCTCGATCCGGATAACATTGATGCGATGCTCGGGAAAGCGTTTTGCATAGCCAGTGGCGTGATAAACGGATGGTCAACGTCCGTGGTCGAAGACAAAAAGACGGCGATCAAACTAATTGATCAAGTTCTCGCAAAGCGCCCGGCGACCGCAAACGCGCACATAGCCAAGGGAAACATTTTGCAGCACGGAAATCCCGAGGGAGCGCTGCCTGAATACGATGCAGCTTTGGAAATCGACCCTAATTCGCCGGGCGCGCACGCATCAAAGGGAATGGCACTTGTCACGGCGGGACGCGCGCGCGAAGCGTTCTCCCCAGTTCAGATCGCTTTGCGCCTGAGCCCCAAAGATCCGTCCGCTGGCGCCTGGCACTTCTTCCTCTGTCATGCTCACGTACATGTGCGCCAATATGACGAAGCCGTTGCGGAATGCAGGCGCTCGATCAATCTGAACAAATTGGACTGGTTGCCGTATGTGGATCTGATTTCAGCTTATGGAGCCACGGGCCAATTGGAAATGGCGCAGCAAACGTTAGCCGAATTGAATGCAATCCGACCGGACTTCACGGTCCAGTGGTTCCATCAAAACGGCTACGCACGTTCGAACAATCCGCAGTTTCGTCGTGAGTACGACGACATCCTCGATGGACTGAGAAAGGCCGGCGTTCGCGAGCAATGA